In a single window of the Candidatus Nanosynbacter featherlites genome:
- a CDS encoding CDP-alcohol phosphatidyltransferase family protein, with product MNTERQPQFRPTKSPEEQPISDDILTIPNVITAVGGMLSLYGINNADSLKGMAALVAGELSDKLDGSLANALNQRSKLGIKLDPIRDKIVGAAALLKLSQEDPTSKAMVATIAGLESTKAIATAVAECKHKQLPGEREPLRPTQAGRVSSALLAATTTLLIIGKSAESLGHQKAAKTLKGLGKLSFAGYLPAAGVAAGQYVKRARDLMDSNQK from the coding sequence ATGAATACAGAGCGTCAACCACAGTTTCGTCCCACCAAGTCCCCAGAAGAGCAACCTATCTCAGATGATATATTAACAATACCAAACGTTATTACAGCGGTAGGTGGAATGCTTAGTCTATATGGTATCAATAACGCTGACTCCCTCAAAGGCATGGCAGCGCTGGTCGCTGGTGAATTATCAGACAAACTTGATGGTTCGTTGGCAAATGCCCTCAACCAACGGTCCAAACTGGGCATTAAGCTAGACCCCATCAGGGATAAAATCGTTGGGGCAGCAGCACTGCTAAAACTATCACAAGAGGACCCCACATCAAAAGCCATGGTGGCGACAATTGCTGGCCTAGAATCAACAAAAGCCATTGCTACCGCTGTTGCCGAATGCAAACACAAACAGCTCCCCGGTGAGCGCGAACCACTTCGCCCAACTCAAGCAGGGCGGGTCAGCAGCGCACTGCTCGCAGCAACCACGACATTGCTCATCATCGGCAAGTCGGCAGAGTCCTTGGGCCATCAGAAAGCCGCCAAGACGCTGAAAGGACTAGGTAAACTGAGCTTTGCAGGCTATCTTCCTGCAGCAGGAGTAGCGGCTGGACAATACGTTAAGCGCGCCCGCGATCTGATGGATAGTAACCAGAAATAG
- the dprA gene encoding DNA-processing protein DprA: MEINTVLPEEHIFTKRLVNIAKPPKRLCFMGKLPDTHAPRVAIVGTRKPSNYGREVTERLATDLAQAGVIIISGLALGVDSIAQTAALNAGGTVIGVVTSELPDIAPRSNRGLAENIIKQGGAVLSEWMRGDGMKIRKWSFLQRNRLVSGLADAIIITEAAERSGTLNTAAYALEQGRDVFVVPGNITSPLSAGCNNLLLQGANPALSAKDVLNAIAPTWKSTQPTQCALPIGSTPAEIAIAQLIKNGVRDGDELQKQSGLSAADFATALTMLEINGAIKPLGANNWTLR; the protein is encoded by the coding sequence ATGGAAATCAATACAGTACTACCAGAGGAGCATATTTTCACCAAGAGGTTGGTCAATATTGCCAAGCCACCAAAAAGGTTATGTTTTATGGGAAAGCTCCCAGACACCCACGCTCCTCGAGTCGCAATTGTCGGTACACGCAAACCCAGTAACTACGGACGCGAGGTTACCGAACGGCTAGCGACAGACCTGGCGCAAGCCGGGGTGATTATCATCAGTGGACTAGCACTTGGCGTTGATAGCATTGCCCAGACTGCAGCTCTCAATGCTGGTGGCACAGTCATTGGCGTCGTCACCTCAGAGCTCCCAGATATTGCACCGCGCAGCAACCGAGGATTAGCAGAAAACATCATCAAACAGGGCGGCGCAGTCCTGTCAGAATGGATGCGCGGCGACGGCATGAAAATACGCAAATGGAGTTTCCTACAAAGAAACCGCCTGGTTAGCGGGCTGGCAGACGCTATCATCATCACCGAAGCGGCTGAACGTAGCGGTACGCTCAATACCGCAGCATACGCCCTCGAGCAGGGGCGTGACGTATTTGTCGTTCCTGGCAATATCACCAGCCCATTATCCGCAGGATGCAACAACCTACTACTTCAGGGCGCCAATCCAGCTCTCTCGGCCAAAGACGTATTGAACGCCATTGCCCCAACTTGGAAATCCACCCAACCCACCCAATGCGCGTTGCCAATTGGCTCTACACCAGCTGAAATCGCCATTGCCCAACTCATCAAAAATGGCGTACGTGACGGCGATGAGCTACAAAAACAGTCCGGACTATCAGCGGCTGATTTTGCCACCGCACTCACCATGCTGGAGATTAATGGTGCGATCAAGCCACTCGGGGCAAACAACTGGACGCTACGATAA